One window of Misgurnus anguillicaudatus chromosome 13, ASM2758022v2, whole genome shotgun sequence genomic DNA carries:
- the klhl17 gene encoding kelch-like protein 17 isoform X3, translated as MMEGGMQLLNRDGHSISHNSKRHYHDSFVSMNRMRQRGLLCDIVLHVANKEIKAHKVVLASCSPYFHAMFTNEMSESHQTHVTLHDIDPQALEQLVQYAYTAEIVVGEGNVQTLLPAASLLQLNGVRDACCKFLLSQLDPSNCLGIRGFADTHSCSDLLKSAHKYVLQHFVEVSKTEEFMLLPLKQVLDLISSDNLNVPSEEEVYRAVLSWVKHDTDGRRQHVPRLMKCVRLPLLTRDFLMSNVDTELLVRHHSECKDLLIEALKYHLMPEQRGVLSNSRTRPRRCEGASPVLFAVGGGSLFAIHGDCEAYDTRTDRWHMVASMSTRRARVGVAAIGNKLYAVGGYDGTSDLATVESYDPVTNAWQPEVSMGTRRSCLGVAVLHGLLYAAGGYDGASCLNSAERYDPLTSTWTSIAAMSTRRRYVRVATLDGSLYAVGGYDSSSHLATVEKYDPQSNAWTAIANMLSRRSSAGVAVLEGMLYVAGGNDGTSCLNSVERYNPKTNTWEGVAPMNIRRSTHDLVAMDGWLYAVGGNDGSSSLNSIEKYNPRSNKWVAASCMFTRRSSVGVAVLELLNFPPPSSPTLSVSSTSL; from the exons ATGATGGAGGGAGGTATGCAACTGCTGAACCGAGATGGCCACAGCATCTCGCACAACTCCAAGCGGCACTACCATGACTCCTTTGTGTCCATGAACCGCATGCGTCAGCGCGGACTGCTCTGCGACATCGTGCTCCATGTGGCCAACAAGGAGATCAAGGCGCACAAAGTGGTGCTGGCCTCCTGCAGTCCATACTTCCACGCTATGTTTACAA ATGAAATGTCAGAGAGCCATCAGACCCATGTGACCCTGCATGACATTGACCCTCAGGCCCTGGAGCAGCTGGTGCAGTATGCCTACACTGCCGAGATCGTGGTAGGGGAAGGAAATGTGCAG ACTCTGTTGCCGGCAGCAAGTCTTCTGCAGCTCAATGGAGTGAGAGATGCCTGCTGCAAATTTCTCCTCAGCCAGCTGGACCCCTCCAACTGCCTGGGCATCCGCGGCTTCGCAGACACTCACTCCTGCAGCGACCTGCTCAAGTCGGCCCATAAGTACGTCCTGCAGCACTTCGTAGAGGTTTCCAAGACTGAGGAGTTTATGCTATTGCCCCTGAAACAG GTGTTGGATCTCATCTCTAGCGATAATCTGAACGTCCCATCCGAAGAGGAAGTCTACAGAGCCGTGCTGAGCTGGGTCAAGCACGACACCGATGGACGGAGGCAACACGTGCCCCGG CTGATGAAATGTGTGCGGCTGCCCCTGCTGACACGAGACTTCCTGATGAGCAACGTGGATACGGAGCTGCTCGTGCGTCACCATTCGGAGTGCAAGGACCTGCTGATCGAAGCGCTCAAGTATCACCTGATGCCCGAGCAGAGAGGCGTGCTCAGCAACAGCCGCACCCGGCCACGCCGCTGCGAGGGCGCCAGCCCGGTTCTCTTCGCCGTAG GTGGGGGGAGTCTTTTTGCTATTCATGGAGACTGTGAGGCATATGACACCAGGACTGACCGCTGGCACATGGTGGCGTCCATGTCAACACGGCGGGCACGTGTCGGAGTGGCGGCTATTGGAAATAAGCTTTATGCTGTGGGCGG GTATGATGGCACTTCTGATTTGGCCACTGTAGAGTCATATGATCCAGTAACCAATGCGTGGCAGCCTGAGGTCTCCATGGGTACGAGAAGAAGCTGTTTAGGTGTGGCGGTCCTGCATGGACTGCTGTATGCTGCAGGGGGATATGATGGTGCTTCTTGTCTGAACAG TGCAGAGAGGTATGACCCCTTGACCAGTACCTGGACCTCCATCGCTGCCATGAGCACCAGGCGACGATATGTCAGAGTGGCCACACTAG ATGGCAGTCTATATGCGGTCGGTGGGTACGACAGCTCTTCGCACTTAGCCACTGTAGAAAAGTATGACCCGCAG AGTAATGCGTGGACTGCCATTGCCAACATGTTGAGCCGGAGAAGCAGTGCGGGTGTGGCAGTATTGGAGGGCATGCTTTATGTGGCCGGGGGCAATGATGGCACCAGCTGCCTAAATTCTGTGGAAAGATACAATCCAAAAACCAACACCTGGGAGGGAGTGGCCCCTATGAACATACGCAG GAGTACTCATGACCTGGTTGCCATGGATGGCTGGTTGTACGCCGTTGGAGGCAATGATGGCAGCTCCAGTCTCAATTCCATAGAGAAGTACAACCCCCGTAGCAACAAGTGGGTGGCAGCCTCATGCATGTTCACACGGCGTAGCAGCGTGGGAGTCGCCGTCCTGGAGCTGCTCAATTTTCCTCCGCCGTCCTCTCCCACGCTTTCCGTCTCCTCCACAAGTCTTTGA
- the klhl17 gene encoding uncharacterized protein klhl17 isoform X2, with protein MWPTRRSRRTKWCWPPAVHTSTLCLQLPVQAFPSCLLSSPVVFPCFILFPVLVSGQQVPGLSYCSSIPLHLRLECDDEMSESHQTHVTLHDIDPQALEQLVQYAYTAEIVVGEGNVQTLLPAASLLQLNGVRDACCKFLLSQLDPSNCLGIRGFADTHSCSDLLKSAHKYVLQHFVEVSKTEEFMLLPLKQVLDLISSDNLNVPSEEEVYRAVLSWVKHDTDGRRQHVPRLMKCVRLPLLTRDFLMSNVDTELLVRHHSECKDLLIEALKYHLMPEQRGVLSNSRTRPRRCEGASPVLFAVGGGSLFAIHGDCEAYDTRTDRWHMVASMSTRRARVGVAAIGNKLYAVGGYDGTSDLATVESYDPVTNAWQPEVSMGTRRSCLGVAVLHGLLYAAGGYDGASCLNSAERYDPLTSTWTSIAAMSTRRRYVRVATLDGSLYAVGGYDSSSHLATVEKYDPQSNAWTAIANMLSRRSSAGVAVLEGMLYVAGGNDGTSCLNSVERYNPKTNTWEGVAPMNIRRSTHDLVAMDGWLYAVGGNDGSSSLNSIEKYNPRSNKWVAASCMFTRRSSVGVAVLELLNFPPPSSPTLSVSSTSL; from the exons ATGTGGCCAACAAGGAGATCAAGGCGCACAAAGTGGTGCTGGCCTCCTGCAGTCCATACTTCCACGCTATGTTTACAA CTTCCCGTTCAAGCTTTTCCTTCCTGCCTTTTGTCATCTCCTGTTGTGTTTCCATGCTTTATTCTCTTCCCTGTCCTGGTCTCAGGTCAGCAGGTGCCTGGTCTTTCCTATTGCTCATCAATCCCGCTTCACCTGAGACTAGAGTGTGATG ATGAAATGTCAGAGAGCCATCAGACCCATGTGACCCTGCATGACATTGACCCTCAGGCCCTGGAGCAGCTGGTGCAGTATGCCTACACTGCCGAGATCGTGGTAGGGGAAGGAAATGTGCAG ACTCTGTTGCCGGCAGCAAGTCTTCTGCAGCTCAATGGAGTGAGAGATGCCTGCTGCAAATTTCTCCTCAGCCAGCTGGACCCCTCCAACTGCCTGGGCATCCGCGGCTTCGCAGACACTCACTCCTGCAGCGACCTGCTCAAGTCGGCCCATAAGTACGTCCTGCAGCACTTCGTAGAGGTTTCCAAGACTGAGGAGTTTATGCTATTGCCCCTGAAACAG GTGTTGGATCTCATCTCTAGCGATAATCTGAACGTCCCATCCGAAGAGGAAGTCTACAGAGCCGTGCTGAGCTGGGTCAAGCACGACACCGATGGACGGAGGCAACACGTGCCCCGG CTGATGAAATGTGTGCGGCTGCCCCTGCTGACACGAGACTTCCTGATGAGCAACGTGGATACGGAGCTGCTCGTGCGTCACCATTCGGAGTGCAAGGACCTGCTGATCGAAGCGCTCAAGTATCACCTGATGCCCGAGCAGAGAGGCGTGCTCAGCAACAGCCGCACCCGGCCACGCCGCTGCGAGGGCGCCAGCCCGGTTCTCTTCGCCGTAG GTGGGGGGAGTCTTTTTGCTATTCATGGAGACTGTGAGGCATATGACACCAGGACTGACCGCTGGCACATGGTGGCGTCCATGTCAACACGGCGGGCACGTGTCGGAGTGGCGGCTATTGGAAATAAGCTTTATGCTGTGGGCGG GTATGATGGCACTTCTGATTTGGCCACTGTAGAGTCATATGATCCAGTAACCAATGCGTGGCAGCCTGAGGTCTCCATGGGTACGAGAAGAAGCTGTTTAGGTGTGGCGGTCCTGCATGGACTGCTGTATGCTGCAGGGGGATATGATGGTGCTTCTTGTCTGAACAG TGCAGAGAGGTATGACCCCTTGACCAGTACCTGGACCTCCATCGCTGCCATGAGCACCAGGCGACGATATGTCAGAGTGGCCACACTAG ATGGCAGTCTATATGCGGTCGGTGGGTACGACAGCTCTTCGCACTTAGCCACTGTAGAAAAGTATGACCCGCAG AGTAATGCGTGGACTGCCATTGCCAACATGTTGAGCCGGAGAAGCAGTGCGGGTGTGGCAGTATTGGAGGGCATGCTTTATGTGGCCGGGGGCAATGATGGCACCAGCTGCCTAAATTCTGTGGAAAGATACAATCCAAAAACCAACACCTGGGAGGGAGTGGCCCCTATGAACATACGCAG GAGTACTCATGACCTGGTTGCCATGGATGGCTGGTTGTACGCCGTTGGAGGCAATGATGGCAGCTCCAGTCTCAATTCCATAGAGAAGTACAACCCCCGTAGCAACAAGTGGGTGGCAGCCTCATGCATGTTCACACGGCGTAGCAGCGTGGGAGTCGCCGTCCTGGAGCTGCTCAATTTTCCTCCGCCGTCCTCTCCCACGCTTTCCGTCTCCTCCACAAGTCTTTGA
- the klhl17 gene encoding kelch-like protein 17 isoform X1: MMEGGMQLLNRDGHSISHNSKRHYHDSFVSMNRMRQRGLLCDIVLHVANKEIKAHKVVLASCSPYFHAMFTSQQVPGLSYCSSIPLHLRLECDDEMSESHQTHVTLHDIDPQALEQLVQYAYTAEIVVGEGNVQTLLPAASLLQLNGVRDACCKFLLSQLDPSNCLGIRGFADTHSCSDLLKSAHKYVLQHFVEVSKTEEFMLLPLKQVLDLISSDNLNVPSEEEVYRAVLSWVKHDTDGRRQHVPRLMKCVRLPLLTRDFLMSNVDTELLVRHHSECKDLLIEALKYHLMPEQRGVLSNSRTRPRRCEGASPVLFAVGGGSLFAIHGDCEAYDTRTDRWHMVASMSTRRARVGVAAIGNKLYAVGGYDGTSDLATVESYDPVTNAWQPEVSMGTRRSCLGVAVLHGLLYAAGGYDGASCLNSAERYDPLTSTWTSIAAMSTRRRYVRVATLDGSLYAVGGYDSSSHLATVEKYDPQSNAWTAIANMLSRRSSAGVAVLEGMLYVAGGNDGTSCLNSVERYNPKTNTWEGVAPMNIRRSTHDLVAMDGWLYAVGGNDGSSSLNSIEKYNPRSNKWVAASCMFTRRSSVGVAVLELLNFPPPSSPTLSVSSTSL, translated from the exons ATGATGGAGGGAGGTATGCAACTGCTGAACCGAGATGGCCACAGCATCTCGCACAACTCCAAGCGGCACTACCATGACTCCTTTGTGTCCATGAACCGCATGCGTCAGCGCGGACTGCTCTGCGACATCGTGCTCCATGTGGCCAACAAGGAGATCAAGGCGCACAAAGTGGTGCTGGCCTCCTGCAGTCCATACTTCCACGCTATGTTTACAA GTCAGCAGGTGCCTGGTCTTTCCTATTGCTCATCAATCCCGCTTCACCTGAGACTAGAGTGTGATG ATGAAATGTCAGAGAGCCATCAGACCCATGTGACCCTGCATGACATTGACCCTCAGGCCCTGGAGCAGCTGGTGCAGTATGCCTACACTGCCGAGATCGTGGTAGGGGAAGGAAATGTGCAG ACTCTGTTGCCGGCAGCAAGTCTTCTGCAGCTCAATGGAGTGAGAGATGCCTGCTGCAAATTTCTCCTCAGCCAGCTGGACCCCTCCAACTGCCTGGGCATCCGCGGCTTCGCAGACACTCACTCCTGCAGCGACCTGCTCAAGTCGGCCCATAAGTACGTCCTGCAGCACTTCGTAGAGGTTTCCAAGACTGAGGAGTTTATGCTATTGCCCCTGAAACAG GTGTTGGATCTCATCTCTAGCGATAATCTGAACGTCCCATCCGAAGAGGAAGTCTACAGAGCCGTGCTGAGCTGGGTCAAGCACGACACCGATGGACGGAGGCAACACGTGCCCCGG CTGATGAAATGTGTGCGGCTGCCCCTGCTGACACGAGACTTCCTGATGAGCAACGTGGATACGGAGCTGCTCGTGCGTCACCATTCGGAGTGCAAGGACCTGCTGATCGAAGCGCTCAAGTATCACCTGATGCCCGAGCAGAGAGGCGTGCTCAGCAACAGCCGCACCCGGCCACGCCGCTGCGAGGGCGCCAGCCCGGTTCTCTTCGCCGTAG GTGGGGGGAGTCTTTTTGCTATTCATGGAGACTGTGAGGCATATGACACCAGGACTGACCGCTGGCACATGGTGGCGTCCATGTCAACACGGCGGGCACGTGTCGGAGTGGCGGCTATTGGAAATAAGCTTTATGCTGTGGGCGG GTATGATGGCACTTCTGATTTGGCCACTGTAGAGTCATATGATCCAGTAACCAATGCGTGGCAGCCTGAGGTCTCCATGGGTACGAGAAGAAGCTGTTTAGGTGTGGCGGTCCTGCATGGACTGCTGTATGCTGCAGGGGGATATGATGGTGCTTCTTGTCTGAACAG TGCAGAGAGGTATGACCCCTTGACCAGTACCTGGACCTCCATCGCTGCCATGAGCACCAGGCGACGATATGTCAGAGTGGCCACACTAG ATGGCAGTCTATATGCGGTCGGTGGGTACGACAGCTCTTCGCACTTAGCCACTGTAGAAAAGTATGACCCGCAG AGTAATGCGTGGACTGCCATTGCCAACATGTTGAGCCGGAGAAGCAGTGCGGGTGTGGCAGTATTGGAGGGCATGCTTTATGTGGCCGGGGGCAATGATGGCACCAGCTGCCTAAATTCTGTGGAAAGATACAATCCAAAAACCAACACCTGGGAGGGAGTGGCCCCTATGAACATACGCAG GAGTACTCATGACCTGGTTGCCATGGATGGCTGGTTGTACGCCGTTGGAGGCAATGATGGCAGCTCCAGTCTCAATTCCATAGAGAAGTACAACCCCCGTAGCAACAAGTGGGTGGCAGCCTCATGCATGTTCACACGGCGTAGCAGCGTGGGAGTCGCCGTCCTGGAGCTGCTCAATTTTCCTCCGCCGTCCTCTCCCACGCTTTCCGTCTCCTCCACAAGTCTTTGA